A stretch of Porites lutea chromosome 5, jaPorLute2.1, whole genome shotgun sequence DNA encodes these proteins:
- the LOC140938528 gene encoding C-type lectin mannose-binding isoform-like: MFGKSSFVVIVLILFSSSFAKGKPKSFDFKKSPTLTVHKKPQPIDQTFNINNWGLGKADRKVLTEMKYKIDYLYQKSTSAKVCPQDGWVYYGNFGYLIIDIRTLKWSDARRTCQMLGGDLAIIKSAAENNFIFTLLKKQKTITDWGVWLGFVRKADNKFYWIDDTPLAKGYTAWASGEPNNARGIEKCGNMFGLANSNGGKWNDLPCEVDVAKHWKYAPVILCKKKQIR; encoded by the exons ATGTTTGGAAAATCGAGTTTCGTCGTCATTGTTCTTATCCttttttcaagcagttttgCTAAAGGCAAACCTAAAAGTTTCGATTTCAAAAAATCACCGACGCTTACGGTTCACAAAAAGCCTCAACCGATCGATCAAACATTTAACATCAACAACTGGGGCCTCGGAAAAGCTGATCGAAAAGTGCTAACCGAGATGAAGTACAAAATTGATTACCTGTACCAGAAATCGACAAGCGCTAAAG tTTGTCCGCAAGATGGTTGGGTTTACTACGGCAACTTCGGCTACCTCATCATCGACATTCGAACCCTAAAATGGAGCGATGCTCGACGAACTTGTCAGATGCTTGGAGGAGATCTCGCTATAATAAAATCAGCTGCTGAGAATAACTTCATATTCACCTTGCTCAAGAAACAGAAAACCATCACCGATTGGGGTGTGTGGCTTGGTTTTGTCCGCAAGGCAGACAACAAGTTCTACTGGATTGATGACACTCCACTGGCGAAAGGTTACACGGCTTGGGCAAGCGGAGAACCAAACAATGCTCGTGGGATTGAAAAGTGTGGAAACATGTTTGGCTTGGCAAACAGCAATGGAGGCAAGTGGAACGACTTACCTTGCGAGGTCGATGTGGCAAAGCATTGGAAGTACGCTCCAGTTAtcctttgcaagaaaaagcaaatTAGGTGA
- the LOC140938607 gene encoding perlucin-like protein, with protein sequence MNRKWNFVRLIALIIAQIKPKSAVSNTASLTSNKPRHPMVQTFNINNWGFEDADRKILSEIKYKVDSLYEKSVCPQDGWVHYGNFSYLVIDIPTLKWSDARRTCEILGGDLAIVRSAAENNFIFDLIKKQKTITNWGVWLGLVRKADTKFYWIDDTPTANGYTAWLTGKPDSVSQKCAHMYGTGGGAGKWDDVYCDNSPSYFTSSPVILCKKKKYM encoded by the exons ATGAATCGAAAATGGAATTTCGTCCGCTTGATTGCTTTAATCATTGCACAGATCAAACCTAAAAGTGCCGTTTCCAACACAGCGTCGCTCACAAGTAATAAACCACGTCATCCGATGGTTCAAACCTTTAATATCAACAACTGGGGTTTCGAAGACGCTGATCGAAAAATTTTGAGTGAGATCAAATACAAAGTCGACTCCCTGTATGAAAAATCAG TTTGTCCGCAAGACGGATGGGTTCACTACGGAAACTTCAGTTACCTCGTCATCGACATTCCAACTCTGAAATGGAGCGATGCTAGACGAACATGTGAGATACTTGGAGGAGACCTTGCTATCGTAAGATCCGCTGCTGAGAATAACTTTATATTTGACTTGatcaaaaaacagaaaacaatcaCAAATTGGGGTGTTTGGCTCGGTTTGGTTCGGAAAGCCGACACTAAGTTCTACTGGATTGATGACACTCCTACGGCGAACGGATACACGGCTTGGTTAACAGGAAAACCTGATAGCGTTAGCCAAAAGTGCGCGCACATGTATGGTACAGGAGGCGGAGCGGGCAAATGGGACGACGTATACTGTGATAACAGTCCATCGTATTTCACGTCTTCCCCTGTTAttctttgcaagaaaaaaaaatatatgtaa
- the LOC140937988 gene encoding C-type lectin domain family 4 member C-like, producing MLTKYVLVSVCPQDGWVRYGNFSYLIINIRTLKWSDARRTCQMLGGDLAIIKSAAENNFIFTLLKKQKTITDWGVWLGFVRKADNKFYWINDTPLAKGYTAWASRQPDNVSEKCGNMFGLANSHRGKWNDLSCDLDQANYWKVAPVILCKKNQIM from the coding sequence ATGCTAACGAAATATGTTCTAGTTTCAGTTTGCCCTCAAGATGGTTGGGTCCGCTACGGAAACTTCAGTTACCTCATCATCAACATTCGAACCCTGAAATGGAGCGATGCTCGACGAACATGTCAGATGCTTGGAGGAGACCTCGCTATAATAAAATCAGCTGCTGAGAATAACTTCATATTCACCTTGCTCAAGAAACAGAAAACCATCACCGATTGGGGTGTGTGGCTTGGTTTTGTCCGGAAGGCGGATAACAAGTTCTACTGGATTAATGACACTCCACTGGCGAAAGGTTACACGGCTTGGGCAAGCCGCCAGCCAGACAACGTGAGCGAAAAGTGTGGAAACATGTTTGGCTTGGCAAACAGCCATAGAGGCAAGTGGAACGACTTATCTTGTGATCTCGACCAAGCAAACTATTGGAAGGTGGCCCCAGTTATCCTTTGCAAGAAAAACCAAATTATGTGA